A genomic segment from Glycine soja cultivar W05 chromosome 18, ASM419377v2, whole genome shotgun sequence encodes:
- the LOC114395807 gene encoding uncharacterized protein LOC114395807 isoform X2 has protein sequence MVSRVHKRTAMYRNLHLLRSIRYSHSVSDYIQGLKQKLEELNQLTVATARKIVDYDPMPKLEVETQEEGFVIKVLSESSCQGLLVFILEAFEELGLDVLQARVSCAHSFSIEALGNKENNEDTRPLDAQLVEQVVSQAIQNWREVSQI, from the exons atggTTTCCAGGGTTCACAAGAGAACAGCCATGTACAGGAACCTACACCTGCTTCGTTCAATCAGATACTCACACTCG GTGTCAGATTACATACAAGGTTTAAAGCAAAAActggaagaattgaaccagttAACAGTGGCAACGGCACGAAAAATCGTTGACTATGATCCAATGCCTAAG CTTGAAGTTGAAACACAAGAAGAGGGTTTTGTGATCAAGGTGCTGAGTGAAAGCAGTTGCCAGGGGTTGCTGGTGTTTATATTGGAAGCCTTTGAAGAGCTGGGGCTTGATGTGCTCCAAGCTAGGGTTTCTTGTGCGCACAGCTTCAGTATAGAAGCTCTCGGAAACAAA GAGAACAATGAAGATACTCGCCCATTGGATGCACAACTAGTTGAGCAAGTAGTGTCTCAAGCTATTCAAAACTGGAGGGAAGTTTCACAGATATAA
- the LOC114395817 gene encoding protein TIC110, chloroplastic-like codes for MNPSHTLIPSSHCYPPLLPFTFATLCTSQRRRFRVFFPRCFSATSAPPQVPKDLCGIEHLVDKLSPPVRLATSVVVFAAAASAGYGLGSKLGGCQNVAIGGAVAFGVAGTAAAYALNAVAPQVAAVNLHNYVVGLDNPFLLKKEDIDGISNRYGVSKQDDAFKAEICDIYSHFVSSLLPPGDVELKGDEADKIISFKNSLGIDDPDAAAMHIEVGRNIFRQRLEVGDCEADIEQYRAFQKLIYMSYLVFGEASSFLLPWKHVFKVTDSQVEVAIRDNAQRLYASKLKSVGRDIDAEQLVTLREAQHLYCLSDQLAENLFKEHTRKLVEGSISVAHGILKSHTRSVYGVIEAVEELDSILAFNNILISLKNHPDVDHFAQGVGPVSLLGGEYDGDRKIEDLKLLYRAYIANALSSGRMEDNKVAALNLLRKFFGLGKREAEAIMLDVTSRVYRKKLAQAVSGGSLEMTDSKETFLQKLCDELHFDPQKACEIHEEIYRQKLQQLVADGELSDKDAAALLRLGVMLCIPQQTIDTAHSDICGSLFEKVVKDAIASGVDGNGAEMRKSVRKAAHGLRLTGDTAMSIASKTVRKIFINYIKRARAAGNCTESAKELKKMIAFNTLVVTELVNDIKGESDDESTEEPGKDDVIQTEDEEWDSLQTLKKIRQNKELEAKLGNLGHTEITLIDDLSERDRTDLYKIYLLFCLTGEETRVPFGAQITAKKDDSEYVLLNQLGGILGLSGKEIVEVHRSLAEQAFRQQAEVILVDGQLTKARVEQLNNLQNQVGLPQEYSQKIINSITTTKMAAAIETAVTQGKLSIKQIRELKEASVEIDNMVSEDLRETLFKKTVGDIFSSGTGEFDEEEVYERIPLDLNINKEKARGVVLELAETRLSNSLIQAVALLRQRNREGVVSSLNNMLACDKAVPSRPHSWGVQEELADLYTIYMKSNATPEKLSRLQYLLGINDSTAASLREMGERLLSNNAEVEEFVF; via the exons ATGAATCCCTCACACACTCTCATTCCTTCTTCCCACTGCTACCCTCCCCTCCTTCCTTTTACTTTCGCAACTCTTTGCACCTCCCAACGACGCCGTTTCAGAGTCTTCTTCCCTCGCTGTTTCTCCGCCACCTCCGCTCCGCCGCAAGTCCCGAAGGATCTCTGCGGAATCGAACACCTCGTCGATAAGCTGTCGCCGCCGGTGCGGCTCGCAACCTCCGTCGTTGTCTTCGCCGCCGCTGCCTCCGCCGGATATGGACTCGGCTCCAAGCTCGGTGGATGCCAGAATGTCGCTATCGGCGGAGCCGTCGCGTTCGGCGTGGCCGGCACCGCCGCTGCTTACGCTCTCAATGCGGTTGCGCCGCAAGTCGCTGCCGTGAATTTGCATAACTATGTGGTAGGGCTTGATAATCCTTTCTTGTTGAAGAAGGAAGACATCGATGGAATCTCCAATAG GTATGGTGTGAGCAAGCAGGATGACGCATTTAAAGCGGAGATTTGTGATATTTACAGCCA CTTTGTGTCGTCTTTGCTTCCTCCTGGTGATGTGGAGCTTAAAGGAGACGAGGCTGATAAGATCATTAGCTTCAAGAATTCTTTAGGAATTGATGACCCAGATGCAGCTGCTATGCATATTGAG GTTGGTAGGAACATTTTCAGGCAGAGGCTTGAGGTTGGGGATTGTGAAGCGGATATTGAGCAATACCGG GCATTTCAGAAGCTGATATATATGTCATATCTCGTTTTTGGAGAAGCATCATCATTCCTTCTACCTTGGAAGCATGTGTTCAAGGTCACTGATTCTCAG gTTGAAGTAGCTATACGTGACAATGCCCAGCGATTGTATGCTTCCAAGCTGAAATCAGTTGGCAGAG ATATTGATGCAGAACAACTCGTTACACTTAGAGAAGCACAACACTTGTATTGCCTTTCTGATCAG CTTGCTGAAAACTTGTTTAAGGAGCACACAAGGAAATTGGTTGAGGGAAGTATTTCAGTAGCACATGGTATACTTAAATCCCACACAAGATCTGT ctATGGAGTTATCGAAGCTGTAGAGGAGCTTGATAGTATATTGGCTTTTAATAATATACTAATCTCATTAAAGAACCACCCAGATGTGGACCACTTTGCTCAAGGTGTTGGCCCAGTTTCTTTACTGG GTGGTGAGTATGATGGTGACAGAAAGATAGAGGACTTGAAGCTCCTTTATAGAGCATATATTGCAAATGCTTTGTCTAGTGGTCGCATGGAAGATAATAAA GTAGCTGCACTAAATCTGTTGAGAAAATTTTTTGGGTTGGGTAAACGTGAAGCCGAAGCCATTATGCTTGATGTTACATCAAGAGTATATCGCAAAAAACTTGCACAGGCTGTCTCAGGTGGTTCTTTAGAAATGACAGATAGCAAGGAAACATTCCTTCAAAAACTTTGTGATGAATTACACTTTGATCCACAAAAGGCCTGTGAAATTCATGAAG AAATTTACCGCCAAAAGCTTCAGCAATTGGTGGCTGATGGGGAGCTCAGTGATAAAGATGCTGCTGCTTTGTTGAGGTTGGGTGTAATGCTCTGTATACCTCAACAGACCATTGATACAGCTCACTCGGATATCTGTGGCAGTTTGTTTGAAAAG GTTGTCAAGGATGCGATTGCATCAGGGGTTGATGGAAATGGTGCTGAGATGAGGAAATCAGTAAGAAAAGCAGCACATGGCTTGCGACTAACCGGGGATACTGCTATGTCTATTGCAAGCAAGACC GtaaggaaaatatttattaattacataaaacGTGCACGAGCAGCTGGGAATTGTACAGAATCTGcaaaagaattaaagaaaatgatagCTTTCAACACCTTGGTTGTGACTGAGTTGGTGAATGACATTAAAGGGGAGTCAGATGATGAGTCGACTGAAGAACCTGGAAAGGATGACGTGATACAAACTGAAGATGAAGAATGGGATTCTCTGCAGACACTTAAGAAAATAAGACAAAACAAAGAACTCGAAGCAAAGCTGGGGAATCTTGGTCATACAGAAATTACTCTTATAGATGACCTTTCGGAAAGAGATAGAACTGATCTTTACAAGATATACCTCCTATTCTGTTTAACTGGTGAAGAGACAAGGGTTCCATTTGGTGCCCAAATCACTGCCAAGAAGGATGATTCAGAATATGTTCTGCTAAATCAGCTTGGCGGGATTCTTGGTTTGAGTGGTAAAGAAATAGTGGAAGTACATAGAAGTCTAGCAGAGCAAGCTTTTAGGCAGCAAGCTGAGGTAATTTTAGTGGATGGACAGCTGACAAAGGCCAGGGTGGAGCAGCTTAATAATCTGCAGAACCAAGTTGGCTTACCTCAAGAATATTCTCAGAAGATAATCAACAGTATAACTACTACCAAAATGGCAGCAGCCATTGAAACTGCAGTAACTCAAGGGAAGCTTAGTATTAAGCAGATAAGAGAACTTAAGGAAGCCAGTGTTGAGATAGACAACATGGTATCTGAAGACTTGAGAGAGACCCTCTTCAAAAAAACTGTTGGTGATATTTTCTCATCAGGCACTGGAGAGTTCGATGAGGAGGAAGTATATGAAAGAATCCCGTTGGATCTCAACATTAATAAAGAGAAAGCAAGAGGCGTGGTTCTAGAGCTTGCAGAAACTAGGTTATCTAACTCTCTCATTCAAGCCGTGGCACTATTAAGACAGAGAAATCGTGAAGGGGTG GTTTCTTCACTCAATAACATGCTGGCTTGTGACAAAGCAGTGCCCTCTCGGCCACATTCGTGGGGAGTGCAAGAGGAGCTTGCTGATCTTTATACTATATACATGAAGAGTAATGCAACTCCTGAAAAATTGTCTCGTTTGCAGTATCTGTTGGGCATAAATGATTCCACAGCAGCTTCTCTTCGAGAGATGGGAGAAAGATTGCTTAGTAATAATGCAGAGGTAGAGGAGTTTGTATTCTGA
- the LOC114395807 gene encoding uncharacterized protein LOC114395807 isoform X1, with translation MKNPLHKGGTAHLISSQLSLSFSSLYPIHIFHLIHQNLLRRILHSILINIHVSDYIQGLKQKLEELNQLTVATARKIVDYDPMPKLEVETQEEGFVIKVLSESSCQGLLVFILEAFEELGLDVLQARVSCAHSFSIEALGNKENNEDTRPLDAQLVEQVVSQAIQNWREVSQI, from the exons ATGAAGAATCCACTTCATAAAGGGGGAACAGCCCATTTGATTTCTTCACAGTTAtcactttcattttcttctctttatcCAATTCACATATTTCATCTCATTCATCAAAATCTTCTTCGGAGAATTCTCCACTCAATATTAATTAACATTCAT GTGTCAGATTACATACAAGGTTTAAAGCAAAAActggaagaattgaaccagttAACAGTGGCAACGGCACGAAAAATCGTTGACTATGATCCAATGCCTAAG CTTGAAGTTGAAACACAAGAAGAGGGTTTTGTGATCAAGGTGCTGAGTGAAAGCAGTTGCCAGGGGTTGCTGGTGTTTATATTGGAAGCCTTTGAAGAGCTGGGGCTTGATGTGCTCCAAGCTAGGGTTTCTTGTGCGCACAGCTTCAGTATAGAAGCTCTCGGAAACAAA GAGAACAATGAAGATACTCGCCCATTGGATGCACAACTAGTTGAGCAAGTAGTGTCTCAAGCTATTCAAAACTGGAGGGAAGTTTCACAGATATAA